A region from the Dendropsophus ebraccatus isolate aDenEbr1 chromosome 1, aDenEbr1.pat, whole genome shotgun sequence genome encodes:
- the LOC138770362 gene encoding uncharacterized protein, giving the protein MSLSQKISSILRLQGPASSHLHLLNESQPLQTWQLSSQVELTGARNVGSDGLNDLFQERISSLGGKESVLLVGEAGYSPEDEVGSHGMLEELSSALFQSPNFCKANKNTMDGANNPVTCIISRSPSKSRGLEFPIVLVVFRVRLIMDSTNLIKEILRDIKLRTKQFRSAIVGLVYSWETFKDEEKMESKERLRNLMDQVFKDQPWGVSCYNSADPKSILEVKRIITDTMGATRPEGYQQLEDDSLQLERSFRELVAQLGGKERFLLLGNICPSARNAEKTRVFREIIKALFGDDQYRMDTHEEEDNTVTPGNQKKSSKECIQLPKPRSFPYPLILVVFRSTFLKEEDNMAQVKEILVDIKTRLTMCSTQVIGVICSEEPLERTKEQRYQILLQKILYQTFSCPSAVCSFVRTNVKSVDGVKRCVCSVLKTS; this is encoded by the exons ATGAGCCTATCTCAGAAGATCTCCTCCATCCTTCGACTCCAGGGACCGGCGTCATCCCATCTTCATCTTCTCAATGAAAGCCAACCTCTCCAGACCTGGCAACTCTCCAGCCAAGTGGAGCTCACCGGAGCTCGAAATGTTGGTTCGGACGGACTGAATGATCTGTTCCAGGAAAGAATCAGTAGCCTAGGAGGAAAAGAGAGTGTCCTGCTGGTGGGGGAGGCCGGATACAGCCCAGAAGATGAAGTCGGCAGCCATGGTATGTTGGAAGAATTGTCTTCTGCTCTCTTTCAGTCGCCTAATTTTTGTAAAGCCAACAAGAACACCATGGATGGAGCTAACAATCCTGTGACTTGTATCATCTCAAGGTCTCCATCCAAATCGAGAGGGCTGGAATTTCCTATTGTCCTGGTAGTGTTTCGGGTAAGACTTATAATGGATTCTACTAACTTGATTAAAGAGATCTTAAGGGATATCAAGTTGAGGACAAAACAGTTCAGATCGGCCATTGTGGGACTTGTTTATTCTTGGGAAACGTTCAAGGATGAGGAAAAGATGGAATCCAAGGAAAGACTGAGAAACTTGATGGATCAGGTCTTTAAGGACCAACCATGGGGGGTCTCCTGCTACAACAGTGCTGATCCGAAGTCTATTCTGGAGGTAAAGAGGATAATCACTGACACCATGGGAGCGACCAGACCAG AAGGATATCAGCAACTAGAAGATGACAGCCTTCAGCTGGAGAGATCATTTCGGGAACTGGTTGCCCAGTTGGGAGGTAAAGAAAGGTTTCTCCTCCTTGGAAATATCTGTCCCTCAGCCCGTAATGCTGAAAAAACTCGGGTTTTCAGAGAGATTATTAAAGCCCTCTTTGGTGATGACCAGTATAGAATGGACACCCATGAAGAGGAGGACAACACTGTGACACCAGGGAACCAAAAGAAGTCATCTAAAGAGTGTATACAGCTCCCCAAACCAAGATCCTTCCCTTACCCTCTCATCTTGGTGGTCTTTCGCTCGACCTTCCTCAAGGAGGAGGACAATATGGCTCAGGTCAAAGAGATACTTGTTGACATCAAAACGAGGTTGACGATGTGCTCCACCCAAGTGATCGGGGTGATCTGTAGTGAGGAACCTCTGGAAAGAACCAAGGAGCAGAGGTACCAGATCCTGCTGCAGAAGATCCTATACCAGACGTTCAGTTGTCCATCCGCGGTCTGCAGTTTTGTAAGGACAAACGTGAAATCGGTGGACGGGGTGAAGAGATGTGTGTGCAGTGTCTTGAAAACGTCATAG